Proteins encoded in a region of the Mesoflavibacter profundi genome:
- the gcvP gene encoding aminomethyl-transferring glycine dehydrogenase, protein MNTNAFALRHIGPREHDINQMLQTVGAESIEQLIAETIPANIRLKSDLNLDPAMTEYEYATHINNLSKLNKTFKTYIGLGYHPTILPAVIQRNILENPGWYTAYTPYQAEIAQGRLEALLNFQTMITDLTGMEIANASLLDESTAAAEAMSLLFAVRERAQKKENVNKFFVSKYILPQTLSVLQTRAIPIGIELVIGDEDTFDFSSEFFGAILQYPGKNGQITDIKSFIAKANDNNIKVAVAADILSLIKLEAPGQFGADVVVGTTQRFGIPMGYGGPHAAYFATKEAYKRDIPGRIIGVTKDASDNRALRMALQTREQHIKRDKATSNICTAQVLLAVMAGMYAVYHGPKGLTFIANKVHNSASTLASTLSKMGIEQVNTSYFDTLQIKANAAKVKEVAENNEVNFFYEDDNTVLISVNETTSISDLNEIVKIFAEAENKSAIEISELTESNHIDTDLNRTSDFLTLEVFNAYHSETELMRYIKKLERKDLALNHSMISLGSCTMKLNAASEMLPLSQTNWGSIHPFAPIEQTEGYQKVLKALEDQLTEITGFAATSLQPNSGAQGEYAGLMVIRAYHESRGDHHRNICLIPSSAHGTNPASAVMAGMKVVVTKADENGNIDVEDLREKAELHAENLSALMVTYPSTHGVYESAIKDITKIIHDNGGQVYMDGANMNAQVGLTNPGNIGADVCHLNLHKTFAIPHGGGGPGVGPICVAKQLAPFLPGNPVIKTGGDNAITAISAAPFGSALVCLISYGYIKMLGAEGLKASTEIAILNANYIKHRLQGAFETLYSGEQGRAAHEMIIDCRPFKANGIEVVDIAKRLMDYGFHAPTVSFPVAGTMMIEPTESENKAEMDRFCDAMISIRKEIDHADKDDDNNPLKNAPHTLDMLTNDEWLLPYSREKAAYPLDYVKDNKFWPTVRRVNDAYGDRNLICTCAPIEEYMEA, encoded by the coding sequence ATGAACACAAACGCTTTTGCATTGCGCCACATTGGACCTAGAGAGCATGACATTAATCAAATGTTACAAACTGTTGGTGCAGAAAGTATAGAACAACTTATCGCAGAGACAATTCCTGCAAATATTCGTCTTAAAAGCGATCTAAATTTAGATCCTGCAATGACCGAATATGAATATGCAACGCATATTAATAACCTATCTAAACTAAATAAAACATTTAAAACTTACATTGGTTTAGGATATCATCCAACTATTTTACCTGCCGTAATACAACGTAACATTTTAGAAAATCCAGGTTGGTATACAGCTTATACGCCATACCAAGCAGAGATTGCTCAAGGTCGTTTAGAAGCTTTATTAAATTTCCAAACCATGATTACAGATCTTACTGGAATGGAAATAGCTAACGCATCTCTTCTTGACGAAAGTACTGCTGCTGCAGAAGCTATGAGCTTACTTTTTGCAGTTAGAGAAAGAGCGCAGAAAAAAGAAAACGTTAATAAGTTTTTTGTATCTAAATACATATTACCACAAACGCTTTCTGTATTACAAACAAGAGCTATCCCAATTGGTATTGAATTAGTCATTGGTGATGAAGATACATTTGATTTTTCTTCAGAATTTTTTGGCGCTATTTTACAGTATCCTGGTAAAAATGGGCAAATAACAGATATAAAATCTTTTATTGCTAAAGCCAATGATAACAATATAAAAGTTGCTGTAGCTGCAGATATTTTAAGTTTAATAAAACTTGAAGCTCCAGGACAATTTGGTGCAGATGTCGTGGTTGGTACAACTCAACGTTTTGGAATTCCAATGGGTTATGGCGGTCCACACGCAGCTTATTTTGCAACAAAAGAGGCTTACAAACGTGATATTCCTGGTCGTATTATTGGTGTTACCAAAGATGCTAGCGACAATCGTGCATTACGTATGGCGCTACAAACAAGAGAACAACATATTAAACGTGATAAAGCAACATCTAACATTTGTACAGCTCAAGTGTTATTAGCTGTTATGGCTGGTATGTACGCTGTGTATCACGGTCCAAAAGGCTTAACGTTTATCGCAAACAAAGTTCATAATAGCGCGTCAACTTTAGCTTCTACGCTATCAAAAATGGGTATCGAGCAAGTTAACACGTCATATTTTGATACTTTACAAATAAAGGCTAATGCTGCTAAAGTAAAAGAAGTTGCAGAAAACAACGAGGTTAACTTCTTCTACGAAGATGACAACACGGTTTTAATTTCTGTAAACGAAACAACTTCTATTTCAGATTTAAATGAAATTGTTAAAATTTTCGCTGAAGCGGAAAACAAATCTGCTATAGAAATTTCTGAATTAACCGAGTCAAATCATATAGATACTGACTTAAACAGAACAAGCGACTTTTTAACTCTAGAAGTATTTAACGCTTACCATTCTGAAACCGAATTAATGCGTTACATCAAAAAATTAGAACGCAAAGATTTAGCATTAAACCATTCTATGATTTCTTTAGGATCTTGTACAATGAAGTTAAATGCAGCCTCAGAAATGTTACCATTAAGCCAAACTAATTGGGGAAGCATTCATCCATTTGCTCCAATAGAGCAAACTGAAGGTTACCAAAAGGTATTAAAAGCGTTAGAAGATCAATTAACAGAAATTACTGGTTTTGCAGCAACATCTTTACAACCAAACTCTGGTGCACAAGGTGAATATGCTGGATTAATGGTAATTAGAGCATATCACGAATCTCGTGGCGATCATCACCGTAACATTTGTTTAATTCCAAGTTCTGCTCACGGTACAAATCCTGCTAGTGCAGTAATGGCTGGCATGAAAGTAGTCGTGACAAAAGCAGACGAGAACGGAAATATAGATGTAGAAGATTTACGCGAAAAAGCCGAATTACACGCAGAAAACCTTTCTGCTTTGATGGTAACTTACCCATCAACTCACGGTGTTTACGAGTCGGCAATTAAAGACATTACAAAAATTATCCATGATAATGGCGGACAAGTTTACATGGATGGTGCCAACATGAATGCCCAAGTAGGATTAACAAATCCTGGTAATATTGGTGCAGATGTTTGTCACTTAAACTTACACAAAACCTTTGCTATTCCTCATGGTGGCGGCGGACCTGGTGTTGGACCAATTTGCGTTGCCAAGCAATTAGCACCGTTTTTACCTGGTAATCCAGTTATAAAAACTGGCGGTGACAATGCCATAACTGCAATCTCTGCAGCTCCTTTTGGAAGTGCTTTAGTTTGCTTAATTTCTTACGGATATATAAAAATGTTAGGTGCTGAAGGATTAAAAGCTTCAACCGAAATAGCGATCTTAAACGCTAACTATATAAAACATCGTTTACAAGGTGCTTTTGAAACTTTATACTCTGGAGAACAAGGTCGTGCAGCTCACGAAATGATTATAGATTGTAGACCGTTTAAAGCTAATGGTATTGAAGTTGTAGACATTGCTAAACGATTAATGGATTATGGTTTTCATGCGCCAACGGTATCTTTCCCTGTTGCAGGAACTATGATGATTGAACCTACCGAAAGTGAAAACAAAGCAGAAATGGATCGTTTTTGTGACGCTATGATTTCAATTAGAAAAGAAATTGATCACGCAGATAAAGATGATGATAATAATCCTCTTAAAAATGCGCCACATACATTAGACATGCTAACTAATGACGAATGGTTACTACCATATTCTCGTGAGAAAGCAGCATATCCTTTAGATTACGTAAAAGACAATAAGTTTTGGCCAACTGTACGTCGTGTAAATGACGCTTATGGAGATCGTAATTTAATCTGTACTTGTGCGCCAATAGAAGAATACATGGAAGCATAA
- a CDS encoding UbiA prenyltransferase family protein: protein MKIAKQLLDFYINSSIHVALSVYALSWITLLIFNLPYDENILYFNFYATITGYNFVKYFGIAKWHHRSLARWLKVIQVFSFFSFLLMVFYALKLEANVLFILAGLGIITFLYAIPILPKRIYLDEQQNLRQISGLKVYIIAAVWAFTTVVLPALNNHQELTSKVWITVLQNFVFVLALMIPFEIRDLKFDSIKLATIPQQIGVKKTKILGVLLLLIFLGLNVFKEEIITIYLYKEIIMTFILMLFILFSTKYRNTYYTSFWVEALPIFWLILMLL from the coding sequence ATGAAGATAGCCAAACAGCTTTTAGATTTTTATATAAATAGTAGTATACACGTAGCTTTATCAGTGTATGCTTTAAGCTGGATTACACTTCTAATTTTTAATTTACCTTACGATGAAAATATCCTGTATTTTAATTTTTATGCGACAATTACAGGCTATAATTTTGTCAAATATTTTGGAATTGCAAAATGGCACCATCGTAGTTTGGCAAGATGGCTAAAAGTAATTCAAGTATTTTCTTTTTTTAGTTTTTTGTTGATGGTATTTTATGCCTTAAAATTAGAGGCTAACGTACTATTCATTTTAGCAGGATTAGGTATTATTACTTTTTTATATGCTATCCCAATTTTACCTAAAAGAATATATTTAGACGAGCAACAAAACTTAAGACAAATAAGCGGATTAAAAGTGTATATTATTGCTGCAGTTTGGGCATTTACAACCGTAGTTTTACCAGCGCTAAATAATCATCAAGAATTAACATCTAAAGTCTGGATTACAGTCCTTCAAAATTTTGTGTTTGTATTAGCTTTAATGATTCCTTTTGAAATTAGAGATCTTAAATTTGATAGTATAAAACTTGCGACAATTCCGCAGCAAATTGGTGTAAAAAAGACCAAAATACTTGGTGTGTTATTGCTTTTAATTTTTTTAGGGTTGAATGTTTTTAAAGAAGAAATTATAACTATATACCTTTATAAGGAAATAATTATGACTTTTATTTTGATGCTTTTTATTCTGTTTTCAACAAAATATCGAAACACATATTACACTTCTTTTTGGGTAGAAGCTTTACCTATTTTTTGGTTAATTTTGATGCTTTTGTAA
- a CDS encoding sigma-70 family RNA polymerase sigma factor, which translates to MPQHNLNPNNWIDLYSDYLFNYTITRVNDRVIAQDLVSETFLAGLNAMKNFKGQASERTWLISILKRKIIDYYRKINSNKGKAEVRINYNDSDLEGDWLEQQIADPFDKTAEDTIENEELAKAIQNCLAKLPKKQAEVFKKKTILNQDTDTISKDLNITASNLWVIVHRARVALASCLEKNWF; encoded by the coding sequence ATGCCACAACACAATTTAAACCCAAATAATTGGATAGATCTTTACAGTGATTACTTATTTAATTACACCATAACACGTGTAAACGACCGTGTGATTGCTCAAGACTTAGTATCTGAAACTTTTTTGGCTGGGTTAAACGCTATGAAAAACTTTAAAGGTCAAGCATCAGAACGTACTTGGCTTATTTCTATTTTAAAACGAAAAATTATTGATTATTATCGTAAGATTAATTCTAACAAAGGTAAAGCCGAAGTTAGAATTAATTACAACGATAGCGATCTTGAAGGTGATTGGCTAGAACAACAAATTGCAGATCCTTTTGACAAAACTGCTGAAGATACAATTGAAAACGAAGAGTTAGCAAAAGCAATCCAAAATTGCTTGGCTAAACTTCCTAAAAAACAAGCCGAAGTTTTTAAAAAGAAAACTATTTTAAATCAAGATACAGATACAATTAGTAAGGATTTAAATATTACTGCGTCTAACCTTTGGGTAATTGTACATAGAGCAAGAGTCGCTTTAGCAAGTTGCCTAGAAAAAAATTGGTTTTAA
- a CDS encoding DNA/RNA non-specific endonuclease, giving the protein MSKRTKMSILSAILLIAVYLANHYLDNKEKQSVVNTGKEVKVNTKTFFLPTSTTGQIVHHNGYSLSYSEPHEQAEWVAYELKKSHISKKEHKRPYFEIDNAIKTGAAHWRNYKQSGYDRGHLCPAGDKRYSKEAHDETFLTSNISPQNHQFNSGIWNTLEQKTRYWAVKYDGVFVITGGILKGNLKTIGEEDVAVPNQFYKILMDYNSGKPKVIAFLMPHQDSDLPLYKFVTSVDHLETLTGIDFFPELDDQIENKLESNSAYKNWSF; this is encoded by the coding sequence ATGAGTAAACGCACAAAAATGTCCATTTTATCTGCAATCCTACTAATTGCAGTTTATCTTGCTAATCATTATTTAGATAATAAAGAGAAGCAAAGTGTTGTAAATACTGGTAAAGAGGTAAAAGTTAATACAAAAACATTTTTTTTACCTACAAGTACAACAGGACAAATCGTACACCATAATGGCTATAGTTTAAGTTATAGCGAGCCACATGAGCAAGCAGAATGGGTTGCATACGAACTTAAAAAATCACACATTAGTAAAAAAGAACACAAAAGACCATATTTTGAAATTGATAACGCCATAAAAACTGGTGCTGCGCATTGGCGTAATTATAAACAATCTGGTTACGATCGTGGTCATTTATGTCCAGCTGGCGATAAAAGATATAGTAAAGAAGCTCATGACGAAACGTTTTTAACTAGTAATATATCACCTCAAAATCATCAATTTAATTCTGGAATTTGGAATACATTAGAACAAAAAACAAGATATTGGGCAGTAAAATATGATGGTGTTTTTGTGATTACAGGAGGAATTTTAAAAGGAAATTTAAAAACAATAGGTGAAGAAGACGTTGCTGTACCTAATCAATTTTATAAAATATTAATGGATTACAATAGTGGTAAACCAAAGGTGATCGCATTTTTAATGCCTCATCAGGACTCAGATTTACCATTGTATAAATTTGTAACTTCTGTAGATCACCTAGAAACACTAACAGGAATAGATTTTTTTCCAGAATTAGATGATCAAATAGAAAATAAATTAGAATCTAACTCTGCTTATAAAAATTGGAGTTTTTAA
- the purE gene encoding 5-(carboxyamino)imidazole ribonucleotide mutase — protein sequence MSKVAIVMGSNSDMPVMQDAIDILNGFDIEIEVDIVSAHRTPEKLFDFSNNAHKRGINVIIAGAGGAAHLPGMVASMSPLPVIGVPVKSSNSIDGWDSVLSILQMPGGVPVATVALNGAKNAGILAAQIIGATDKCVLDKIITYKEGLKLKVVQAAKDIKK from the coding sequence ATGAGTAAAGTTGCCATAGTAATGGGAAGTAATAGCGATATGCCAGTAATGCAAGACGCTATTGATATTTTAAACGGATTTGATATAGAAATTGAAGTAGATATTGTTTCTGCACATCGTACACCAGAAAAATTATTCGATTTTAGCAATAATGCACACAAAAGAGGTATTAATGTAATAATTGCTGGTGCTGGAGGAGCAGCGCATTTACCTGGTATGGTTGCATCCATGAGTCCGTTACCAGTAATTGGAGTACCAGTAAAAAGTAGCAACTCTATAGATGGTTGGGACTCAGTATTATCAATTTTACAAATGCCTGGCGGCGTACCAGTTGCTACCGTAGCATTAAATGGTGCTAAAAATGCTGGAATATTAGCAGCACAAATTATAGGCGCAACAGATAAATGTGTTCTAGATAAAATAATTACTTACAAAGAAGGCTTAAAATTAAAAGTAGTACAAGCCGCAAAAGACATAAAAAAATAG
- a CDS encoding 3-oxoacyl-ACP synthase III family protein codes for MTIKITGTGSYIPENIEKNEDFHQHEFLNVDGSQINSPNEVIVEKFKDITGIVERRYANDKLIASDLGYLAAEKAIEDAKIDRENIDYIIVAHNFGDVKKDAIQSDILPCLATRVKHKLLIKNPKCVAYDILFGCPGWVEGTIQAQAFIKAGMAKKCLVIGAETLSRVVDKHDRDSMIYSDGAGATIIEATDEEGGILAHNTASFTYDEAYYLFFGNSNNPELDKDTRYIKMHGRKIYEFALNNVPKAMKECLDHSGVDIKDVKKVLIHQANEKMDEAIIKRFYRLYKTPVPEGIMPMSIHKLGNSSVATIPTLFDLIRNNKLENQQIEKGDVIIFASVGAGMHINAIVYKY; via the coding sequence ATGACTATAAAAATTACCGGAACTGGAAGTTATATTCCAGAAAATATTGAGAAGAACGAAGACTTTCATCAACATGAGTTTTTAAATGTAGACGGTTCCCAAATCAATTCCCCAAACGAAGTTATTGTTGAAAAATTCAAGGACATTACTGGTATTGTAGAACGTCGTTATGCAAATGATAAATTAATCGCATCAGACCTAGGTTATTTAGCTGCTGAAAAAGCTATTGAAGACGCTAAAATTGATAGAGAAAATATAGATTACATCATCGTAGCACATAACTTTGGAGACGTTAAAAAAGATGCAATCCAAAGTGATATTTTACCTTGTTTAGCAACTAGAGTAAAACATAAATTACTCATTAAAAATCCTAAATGTGTTGCTTACGATATCTTATTTGGTTGTCCTGGTTGGGTTGAAGGCACTATCCAAGCGCAAGCATTTATAAAAGCTGGAATGGCAAAAAAATGTTTAGTCATTGGTGCAGAAACTTTATCTAGAGTTGTAGACAAACACGATCGTGATAGCATGATTTACAGTGATGGTGCTGGCGCAACAATTATTGAAGCTACAGATGAAGAAGGCGGAATTCTAGCACACAACACTGCTAGTTTTACATACGATGAAGCCTATTATTTATTCTTCGGAAATTCTAACAATCCAGAATTAGATAAAGACACTAGGTACATAAAAATGCATGGTCGTAAGATTTATGAATTTGCTCTAAACAATGTACCAAAAGCCATGAAAGAATGCTTAGACCATAGTGGCGTAGATATTAAAGACGTTAAAAAAGTATTGATCCATCAAGCTAACGAAAAAATGGACGAAGCTATCATAAAACGTTTTTACAGACTTTATAAAACTCCAGTTCCAGAAGGCATTATGCCAATGAGTATTCATAAACTTGGTAACAGTTCGGTTGCAACCATACCAACACTTTTTGACTTAATAAGAAATAATAAATTAGAAAATCAGCAGATAGAAAAAGGAGATGTTATTATATTTGCTAGCGTTGGTGCAGGAATGCACATTAACGCTATTGTTTATAAATATTAA
- a CDS encoding glycosyltransferase family 2 protein encodes MKFCIIIPAHNEEDSIGLTLDSLAKQTLLPQEIIVVNDNSTDKTKKIVEGFQQKFNFIKLVNNTSSNLHLPGTKIINAFYKGYEIANKDFDVICKFDADLIFPFNYLEQLAFHFNKDETIGMVAGYCYIEKNNQWILESITGKDHIRGALKTYTKSCFEAIGQLKSSMGWDTIDELLAKYFGFKMVLDENLHVKHLKPTGASYNKAAKHLQGEAMYKMRYGFLLTFLTAVKMSLKKKSWPYFYNYLVGYFKAVMQKPDRLITKDQGKFIRQLRWKGIKQKLL; translated from the coding sequence ATGAAATTCTGCATTATCATACCAGCACATAATGAAGAAGATTCTATTGGATTAACTTTAGATTCTTTAGCAAAACAAACGTTGCTTCCACAAGAAATTATTGTCGTAAATGATAATTCTACTGATAAAACTAAAAAGATTGTTGAAGGTTTTCAGCAAAAATTCAACTTTATAAAACTGGTAAATAACACCTCATCAAATCTACATTTACCCGGCACAAAAATCATTAATGCATTTTATAAAGGTTATGAGATTGCAAACAAAGATTTTGATGTGATTTGTAAGTTTGATGCCGATTTAATTTTTCCGTTTAATTATTTAGAACAGTTAGCATTTCATTTTAATAAAGATGAAACTATAGGAATGGTTGCGGGATATTGTTATATCGAAAAAAACAACCAATGGATTTTAGAGTCAATTACTGGTAAAGATCACATAAGAGGTGCATTAAAAACGTACACAAAATCGTGTTTTGAAGCAATTGGACAACTTAAATCTTCTATGGGTTGGGACACTATTGATGAGTTACTGGCAAAATATTTTGGCTTTAAAATGGTTTTAGACGAAAACCTTCACGTCAAACACTTAAAACCAACTGGAGCAAGCTACAATAAAGCTGCAAAACATTTGCAAGGTGAAGCGATGTACAAAATGCGATACGGCTTTTTACTTACGTTTCTAACTGCTGTTAAAATGAGTTTAAAGAAGAAAAGTTGGCCTTACTTTTACAACTATTTAGTAGGTTATTTTAAAGCTGTTATGCAAAAACCAGATCGTCTTATTACTAAAGACCAAGGTAAATTTATAAGACAATTGCGATGGAAAGGTATTAAGCAAAAATTGCTTTAG
- a CDS encoding GbsR/MarR family transcriptional regulator — protein sequence MEYQEAKDKFINTWGSLGTLWGINKAMAQIQALLFISTKPLSMEEIMEELQISRGNTSMNLRQLMDWGIVTKELIPGERKDFFTTEKDVEELARIVAKERSRREIKPIIKVLSDVSSIKDDGTEKTKELIKQTKALKELTDNLDLLMNKLVDQKQNWITKSLLKLIK from the coding sequence ATGGAATATCAAGAAGCAAAAGATAAATTTATAAACACTTGGGGAAGTTTGGGCACGCTTTGGGGCATAAACAAAGCTATGGCTCAAATACAAGCTTTGCTTTTTATTTCGACAAAACCATTATCTATGGAAGAAATCATGGAAGAACTTCAAATATCCAGAGGTAACACAAGCATGAATCTTAGACAATTAATGGATTGGGGAATTGTAACCAAAGAGCTTATTCCAGGTGAACGTAAAGACTTTTTCACCACAGAAAAAGACGTTGAAGAATTAGCTAGAATTGTAGCTAAAGAACGTAGCCGACGTGAAATAAAACCAATTATTAAAGTATTAAGCGATGTCTCTTCTATTAAAGATGATGGCACAGAAAAAACCAAAGAATTAATTAAGCAAACAAAAGCCTTAAAAGAACTTACTGATAATTTAGACCTTTTAATGAACAAACTTGTAGACCAAAAACAAAACTGGATTACTAAGTCTTTATTAAAACTAATCAAATAA
- a CDS encoding M3 family metallopeptidase has protein sequence MKILQNTFKTPYQTAPFQSIKNEDFKPAIIKLIEETKAEIEAISKSENFPTFKNTIEALEFAGQQLDRVTSIFFNLNSAETNEEIQKIAQDISPLLTEFSNDITLNEKLFARIKEVYNQKEQLDLTEEQKTLLDKKYKSFSRNGANLSEEKKEQLRAIDKKLASLKLKFGENVLAETNAFEMHITNKEDLDGLPEGAIEAAQQLAESKGKEGWLITLDYPSYIPFMTYAKNRALRKKLSIAFGSKGFNNNDLDNQNNVLEIAKLRYQRANLLGYKTHANFVLEERMAQTPEKVERFLNDLLDKAKPAAEREFANLQNFAKELDGIDHLEKWDGAYYSEKLKQKLFNLDDEKLKPYFKLENVIDGAFKVANKLFGLTFKEIDTIDKYHPDVLTYEVLDENDNLVSIFYADFFPRAGKRNGAWMTSYKPQFVQNGVNERPHVSIVCNFTKPTKTKPSLLTFNEVTTLFHEFGHALHGMLANTTYPSLSGTSVYWDFVELPSQILENWCYEKEALELYATHYETGELIPMDLVEKIKESATFNEGMQTLRQISFGLLDMHWHGINPTEVTDVKAHEKEAFKDTQLYPDVAENCMSTAFSHIFQGGYSSGYYSYKWAEVLDADAFDYFKQNGIFNRDIALKFKDNVLSKGGTENPLILYKRFRGQDPKPEALLKRAGLIK, from the coding sequence ATGAAAATACTTCAAAATACATTTAAAACTCCATATCAAACAGCTCCGTTTCAATCTATTAAAAATGAAGATTTTAAACCTGCTATAATAAAATTAATTGAAGAAACAAAAGCTGAAATTGAAGCTATTTCAAAATCAGAGAATTTTCCTACATTTAAAAATACAATTGAAGCTTTAGAATTTGCTGGTCAACAATTGGATCGAGTTACAAGTATATTTTTCAACTTAAATTCTGCTGAAACAAATGAAGAGATTCAAAAGATTGCTCAGGATATTTCTCCGCTTTTAACCGAGTTTAGTAACGATATTACTTTAAACGAAAAACTTTTTGCTCGAATTAAAGAAGTTTACAACCAAAAAGAGCAGCTTGATCTTACTGAGGAACAAAAAACTTTGCTTGATAAAAAATATAAAAGTTTTTCTAGAAATGGTGCAAACCTTTCTGAAGAGAAAAAAGAACAGTTAAGAGCAATTGATAAAAAATTAGCGTCGCTTAAATTAAAATTTGGCGAAAATGTATTAGCAGAAACCAATGCTTTTGAAATGCATATTACCAATAAAGAAGATTTAGACGGTTTACCAGAAGGCGCAATTGAAGCAGCACAACAATTAGCCGAAAGCAAAGGTAAAGAAGGCTGGTTAATCACTTTAGATTATCCTAGCTATATTCCATTTATGACTTATGCAAAAAACAGAGCATTACGTAAAAAACTCTCTATTGCTTTTGGAAGTAAAGGATTTAACAATAATGATTTAGACAATCAAAATAACGTTTTAGAAATTGCTAAACTAAGATACCAACGTGCTAATCTATTAGGCTATAAAACACATGCCAATTTTGTTTTAGAAGAGCGTATGGCACAAACGCCAGAAAAAGTAGAACGCTTTTTAAACGATTTATTAGACAAAGCAAAACCTGCTGCAGAACGTGAGTTTGCCAACCTTCAAAATTTTGCAAAAGAATTAGATGGTATCGATCACCTTGAAAAATGGGATGGCGCATATTACAGCGAAAAGCTTAAACAAAAGCTTTTCAATTTAGATGACGAAAAACTTAAACCATACTTTAAATTAGAAAACGTGATTGATGGTGCTTTTAAAGTAGCCAATAAATTATTTGGATTAACTTTTAAAGAAATAGATACTATTGACAAATATCATCCAGATGTATTGACTTACGAGGTTTTAGACGAAAACGATAACTTAGTTTCAATCTTTTACGCAGATTTTTTCCCGCGTGCAGGAAAACGTAACGGTGCTTGGATGACGTCTTACAAACCTCAATTTGTACAAAACGGCGTTAATGAAAGACCTCATGTATCTATTGTTTGCAACTTTACTAAACCTACTAAAACCAAACCATCTTTACTAACTTTTAATGAAGTTACCACATTGTTTCACGAGTTTGGTCATGCATTACACGGTATGCTTGCTAATACAACTTACCCTAGCCTTTCAGGAACAAGCGTGTATTGGGATTTTGTAGAATTACCTAGTCAAATTTTAGAAAATTGGTGCTACGAAAAAGAAGCATTAGAATTATATGCAACTCACTACGAAACCGGAGAACTTATCCCAATGGATTTAGTAGAAAAAATTAAAGAAAGTGCTACTTTTAACGAAGGTATGCAAACCTTACGTCAAATAAGTTTTGGCTTATTAGATATGCATTGGCATGGTATTAACCCAACAGAAGTTACAGATGTAAAAGCACACGAAAAAGAAGCTTTTAAAGACACACAATTATATCCTGATGTGGCAGAAAATTGCATGAGCACAGCATTTTCTCATATTTTTCAAGGCGGATATTCTTCTGGATATTACAGTTACAAATGGGCAGAAGTTTTAGATGCAGATGCATTTGACTATTTTAAACAAAACGGAATCTTTAATCGTGATATTGCTTTAAAATTTAAAGATAATGTACTATCAAAAGGCGGTACAGAAAATCCATTAATTTTATACAAACGCTTTAGAGGTCAAGACCCAAAACCAGAAGCTTTATTAAAACGTGCTGGATTGATTAAGTAA
- a CDS encoding methyltransferase domain-containing protein codes for MYENTFPHKRYKLTFQFLEKHISKSETILDLGVENPFTKILKGNGFSVENTKGEDLDIDTSTIENSDATVVTAFEIFEHLLSPFTVLKRIKANKLVISVPLRLWFSSAYRSKTDMWDRHYHEFEDWQLDWLLEKTGWKIIDRQKWTNPTKKLGIRPILRWFTPRYYIVYAERISK; via the coding sequence ATGTACGAAAACACATTTCCGCATAAAAGATATAAGCTTACGTTTCAATTTTTAGAAAAACATATTTCTAAATCCGAAACCATTTTGGATTTAGGTGTAGAAAATCCGTTTACCAAAATTCTAAAGGGTAACGGATTTTCTGTTGAAAACACTAAAGGAGAAGATTTAGATATAGATACTTCAACTATAGAAAATTCAGACGCTACAGTAGTTACCGCTTTCGAAATTTTTGAACATCTACTCTCGCCTTTTACCGTTTTAAAAAGGATAAAAGCCAACAAATTAGTGATTAGCGTCCCATTGCGTTTATGGTTTTCTTCTGCTTACAGAAGTAAAACCGATATGTGGGACAGACATTATCACGAGTTTGAAGATTGGCAATTAGACTGGCTACTAGAAAAAACAGGTTGGAAGATTATTGACCGACAAAAATGGACTAATCCAACCAAAAAACTAGGTATTAGACCAATTTTAAGATGGTTTACACCAAGATATTATATTGTTTACGCTGAACGAATTTCAAAATAA